The DNA window TGCTGGTGGACACCGTGGGCGCCGAGCGGGTGATGGTGGGCAGCGACTACCCGTATCCGCTGGGCGAACGCCCGGTCGGGGAGGTGGTGCGCAAGAGCGAGTTCCTCGACGAGAGCACCCGCGACCTGATCCAGCGCGGTAACGCTATGCGGTTCCTGGGGCTGTCGGACGCCTGAGCCATACCCGAAATGAGATAGCCGGCGGCCGATTCGGCATTTGTGAGCCAGATCTCACGCGTGCACAATCTTTCGATACGGGGCCGAAGAGGCCGCCGGAATATCAAGGCGAAGAACAGAACTCACCCCGATTCTCGTCCGCCGTCCCGACACCGATAGGCACCTGTGATGACCGACAGCACGACACGAGGCGAGGCCGCTCCCGCGGCACGTAGCCGCGTCGCCCTGGCCACCCTGGCCGGCACCACACTCGAGTGGTACGACTTCTTCCTCTACGGCACCGCCGCCGCGCTCATCTTCAACAAGCAGTTCTTCCCGGGCCTGAGCCCGGCGGCGGGCACCCTGGCGGCCTTCAGTACCTTCGCGGTGGGGTTCATCGCCCGGCCGCTCGGCGGGCTGGTGTTCGGGCACTTCGGCGACCGCATCGGCCGCAAGGCCACGCTCGTGGTCTCGCTCGTGATGATGGGCGTGGGATCGACCCTCATCGGCCTCATCCCCAACTACGACGCCATCGGTGTGTGGGCGCCCATTCTGCTGGTGGCGATGCGCATCGTGCAGGGAATCGGCCTCGGCGGCGAGGGCGCGGGAGCCACGCTGATGTCGATGGAACACGCGCCCGCCGGCAAGAAGAACCTCTATGCCGGCTTCCCTCAGATGGGCACTCCCGCCGGTCTCGTGCTCGCCAACGGCATCTTCCTGACGGCCGGCTCGCTCATGTCGGAGAGCTCGTTCACGTCGTGGGGCTGGCGAATCCCGTTCCTGCTCAGCATCGTTCTCGTCGCCATCGGCCTGGTGATCCGGCTGCGGGTGACCGAGTCGCCGTCGTTCGCCGGCGTGGTCGCCGACAACGGAGTCTCGCGTTTTCCGCTCCGGGACGCGCTGCGGGTGGGGTTCCCTCGCCTGGCGCTCACCCTGCTGGCGGTTCTGGCCAACTCGGCGGTCGCCTACGCGTTCATGGTCTTCTCGCTCTCGTACGGAACCCAGCACCTCGGCTTCGAGAAGCAGTTCCTGGTGCTCAGTGTGACCGCCGCGGCGGTCCTGTGGTTCGCCTCCATCCCGATCTGGACCCGGGTCGCCGACAGGCACGGTCGCCGCACGATGTTCATCGCCGGGTCGGCCGCGATCCTCGTGTGGTGCGTGGTCTTCTTCCCGCTGTTGAACACGGGCAACGGCGTGGTGGCCGTCGTCGCGTTCCTGGGGATGGGGCTCATCGTGCCGGTGACGCACTGCGTGCAGGGCAGCATCATCGCCGACACGTTCCCGGTGGAGGTCCGGTACTCGGGGTCGTCGCTGATCCTGCAGACGGGAGCGATTCTCGGCGGCGGTCTGGCCCCGATGATCGCGACCGCGCTGCTCAACGCGACAGGTTCGTCGACCGGCGTCACGTGGTATCTCGTCGGCATGTGTGCACTGAGTCTGTTCGGCGCCGTCGCGCTGTTCCGGGTGGTGCCGGACTCGTCGCGGGGCGAGATGCACGACAGGGCGCCCGTCGCCACCGGGGCCTGAAGCCCGTCGGGGGAATTCGGAGCCGTCGTCCGCGTCAGCGGGGGGCGGCTCCGAGTCGTGTGCGGACCTCGTGTCGATCAGGTTCGGGAGGTGGCGATCTCGGATGCGAAGTCCGACAGGAAGTCGACCAACGCCGACGCCGCCGGGCTCAGTGTACGACCGGCCGAGAGCGTGACGCCGACGCTGTGCCCGATCGGATCGAGCCGCACCGGCAGCGTCGTCAGCCGTGCGTCGTCCCGGGCGATGAGGCTCGGCAGGGCCGCGACCATGTCGGTCTCGAGCAGGAGTTGGCGCACCGTCAGGAACGACGTCGCCTCCACCCGGTTCTCGGGCAGCGCGAGGCTGTGCCGGGCGAAGAACTCTTCGAGCTCGCGCCGCAGCGCGGTCTCCACTCCCGGCAGGATCCACGGGAAGTCCGTGAGGTCGTCCAGACGGATCTCGGCCCGGTCCGCCAGCGGGTGTTCACGTCGGGTCACCAGTTCGACCGACTCCGCGTAGAGGGTGCGGCGGACCGCGGACTCGTCGGTGGGGGAGGTCAGTCGGCCGACGACGAGATCGATTCGGCCGGACTGCAGTTCGGTCATCAGCATCTCGGGCGTACCTTCGCGTACCACGACGGTGAGCAGCGGCCGTTCGTTCTTCAATCGGGCGATCGCGCCCGGCAACAGGACGTTGGAGCCCGCCAGATGGGTGCCCACGACCACGG is part of the Rhodococcus sp. SGAir0479 genome and encodes:
- a CDS encoding MFS transporter, giving the protein MTDSTTRGEAAPAARSRVALATLAGTTLEWYDFFLYGTAAALIFNKQFFPGLSPAAGTLAAFSTFAVGFIARPLGGLVFGHFGDRIGRKATLVVSLVMMGVGSTLIGLIPNYDAIGVWAPILLVAMRIVQGIGLGGEGAGATLMSMEHAPAGKKNLYAGFPQMGTPAGLVLANGIFLTAGSLMSESSFTSWGWRIPFLLSIVLVAIGLVIRLRVTESPSFAGVVADNGVSRFPLRDALRVGFPRLALTLLAVLANSAVAYAFMVFSLSYGTQHLGFEKQFLVLSVTAAAVLWFASIPIWTRVADRHGRRTMFIAGSAAILVWCVVFFPLLNTGNGVVAVVAFLGMGLIVPVTHCVQGSIIADTFPVEVRYSGSSLILQTGAILGGGLAPMIATALLNATGSSTGVTWYLVGMCALSLFGAVALFRVVPDSSRGEMHDRAPVATGA
- a CDS encoding LysR substrate-binding domain-containing protein yields the protein MDMPKLLDGRLKLRHLLLVDALTSQGSVVAAAAALHVTQPVATRSLHELESILGVSLYDRGPRGITPTVFGDAFTTHARAVIAQLTQAGRHVVELADADRGTVVVGTHLAGSNVLLPGAIARLKNERPLLTVVVREGTPEMLMTELQSGRIDLVVGRLTSPTDESAVRRTLYAESVELVTRREHPLADRAEIRLDDLTDFPWILPGVETALRRELEEFFARHSLALPENRVEATSFLTVRQLLLETDMVAALPSLIARDDARLTTLPVRLDPIGHSVGVTLSAGRTLSPAASALVDFLSDFASEIATSRT